The Rhipicephalus sanguineus isolate Rsan-2018 unplaced genomic scaffold, BIME_Rsan_1.4 Seq378, whole genome shotgun sequence DNA segment cgcgcgccaaatCGGAGAAGtacgcgtaggagtacatgtgcaaaAAGCTCCGCCCCCgttactttctctttcttggcAAGATCCGGCGAGCCGGGCTGAGGGAGACGCGCGAGTCGCGTTCACTTCTGCTCCGGACCGGACTCAATTTGGCTCCTTCTGTCACGGCTGTCCAGTCCGACCATGCTTCTGTTGGCTAGGTTGTGGGTTGTTGCGCTGCTGTCGCATATCGAGGACTCCACTGTATGGTGCCTATGCGTCACAGCGTGGGCTCAGGGCTTCATTCCACGTAGCTGTAGTCCAACGCTTTCGCCTTCACATTGTTGGAAAGTTCTAAGCACCGCACGTAATTTTTCTTGATTGCTGAATGCGGTGTTCTTTTGGGACGTCCTTCAACGAACCTTAAAAAAGGACCTGCCCTATCGGCGCCCACACATATTGTCCTGACGTCAGACAGAGGTCGTAACGCGCAGATCGAGAGAAGAGCGCAGGTcggtcttttagatgcgaatatcttaaggccgagctcaatccggttgTGGAACCCCCAAccccacccttggctacgcccctgtcaaaggccattggctgatttgagcatcgtgtgctgaatagttaccgcggccgccgcggatgGCCGTGACTTGCCCGTGctgcgcgctcgcgatcacgccGAAGTAAGCCGCGTGTTCGAAGAAACAGAAGGCCgaaatgctcaaggtcatgacgcgtagACAAATGGTCATAACCTCTTGCCTCCTTGTCATccccccgccccgcccccccGTAGAAAGGAGTGAGAAAGCGCttacagcgtgcaacaaatctcaGTAACTTCGCTCCTACTTGGCGGATTCTAAAAATATTTGCCGCAGTTGTTTTGTGAGGCAGTAAACTGCTGTAATGAGTTATCGACGATTATTCGAAGAAAGTTTTGCAGGTCCCCTTTAAGCAACACTTACAACATGGTGAACTAAAGGAAGTCGACGGCATCAAATTATCTTTGCGACGTCGCCGAAGGATCGAACGACCCACCAAAGTGGTTCTCGATATCCCTGGCGACAGCCAGGCATAGTCTGTCGTTTCCCCTCTCGCCACAACCTGTACGCACAGGGCAATCTATCAGTCGACCGCATAACAGGACACACCGTGACAGGCACCTGAACAAGTTGAACAGGGCCGTCCTGCCCGTGAATCGAAGAACATCAAGTCCTGGTTATGAAACGGAGCAGATTTCGTGGCCGCTGGCAAAACAGAAACTCCCTCGTCCCGAGATCTCCTCGAAGCGTTCGCGGGCGCTTTCTACAGAGGCAACGCAGCTTGCGCGCTCTTCTTCGAACAGAAGCTGAAAAGCCGCGTCTTGTTGGACAACGCCAGAGCGGCGAGTGTGGTGGCGGTTAGCACCCACAAGGTAGCGAAGAAGTTCAACGAAGTGCTGAACCGCCGGCCGGAACATCTCTGCCAATGGCTTGGACTCCTTCGCAACGACGAACTTCAACCACGTGACCGTCATGAACCGCAACTCTGGTAGGTGGAGCCGTTTTACTTCGAGCCCGTGGGCCGTCTTCAAGTACTGGGTGACCTGGGTAGACCCATAAACGCATGCATGATTTTTAAGCGCAAGTCCAGTAACGCTAGAACCGTACATTATAAAGCCCCTTGTCTTTCGTCCGTTTTCCAATAGCAAATTTTTGTTAGTTCAAGGGCACAGAATGCAAATGCTAAAACAGATGTGCATGTGGGAGTGTGTGCTAGATGTATATAAATTACACGTTTCTGTTGAACTGTTCGAATTGTCTGTGTAAAGAATTAATGGTATACAGACCTGCCTAATGCTCTGGTAGCTTCAGTAGTCCACGGCTGATGTATAAGCTCCCTTCGGTGTCGGCTTAATACACCTTCAGACGCTTTAGATTCACCTGAAATATAAAGGAACAGTTTTCAATTTGCGTAGCATTCTTTCACATTACGATTTAGCTGCTCAAAAGAGGTGAGATATTTCGTTGGCACAGAACAATGCCAAAAGCTTCATTTTGTGAATGCATAATTTTTCAAGTCTTCTCACGCTTTTTTTTGCTGTATCCTCTTCAGCAGTAATTACATTAACGGTGGATCCTCCCTTTCTGGCTTCCGGCGAGCTGAACACGACTACAAAACACTAATGGCCAAATTTCACTCGGCACTTCAGAGCTTACATTGACGCTCTTTGGCCAATATTCATCCTTGCGGCATAAAACACCGCGTCTCATAATCGTAAACGCTTTCACTGAATTGGTTATACATGGGCAGTAAACAATATAGTATGTAAAATAATTATGACAAAGAGGCAGGGGGAGGGGGTGTAGTTGTCTAATATTATGGTTAGCTGCCTTAAACCAGACCTAATCAGGTAACGGGCCCGCCCAGGTATTAGCGGAAATGACGTAGATACCTGCACGTCTCCTCGGATATATTTTATTGCACTGCAGAGGCGGGGGCGACACCTAATCTCTGAGGAAACGCCGAGAGCTGCAATAGGTCTCAAGTTGCAGTCACGCGTCACTTCCGGAGCGCggtgctctttctttttctgctagCGTATAACGGAAACCTGTATAGTATCTTTCAATGCGGTGTTTTACGTTCGCGAAGAGCGGAGTTCTTTATTTGTGTGGGGGTATTTCGTCAGACGGCGCGCACGTTTTCGTTTAGTCTAAGGCCATTGGTCCCATTTCCTGCCAGGACGTTGAGCATCAGTGACAAGTCTTCAGCAACCTGGTCATGGTCCGACCGCAGTTGTACTGCTCCAGGTTTTCTCCGCCATCTGGCAGAAGGCCAGTATTGGGCACCACACCTGGCATTGTGATAAGAAAGCAGCAGCCAACAGCACAACGAGATAGCGTAATTATTACGTGTATACAAATCTACCCTTTTACAGCAGTATTCAGTTTGTCTCAATGTAACAGGAAAGAAAGAGGCAGTTTATGACCGGACTGCGACAACACTGCGCAGAAGAGCAGGAGTGCACGTATTTGTGAGTAGGCAGTGTCATAAGTTACGGGATCAACCATGAAGAAACGACATATATTGGTAACAATCACCACCAAGGGACTCAATATCACGCGAAGGCAAATACGAGGACCTTTAGACACGCCGATCCCATTGATAGGGTGAATTCAGAGGAATAGAAGAGAAAGAACTCAACTTCATAAACGTTTTCTTATAGTTCTCACCGGAAGTTGCCTTATGGGCGAAGATCCCGCAATAGGCTGCCGGTACTAAAACACTTCCCGCGAGATCCGTGCCTATGCCCATCACGGAGCCAGCTGCGGCTAGGAGGCTTCCCTCTCCACCTGCGTTTCGTACGAAGAAAAGATTTCCAGACATTAACGTAATTTGTTTAATATGGCAAGCTGTGCCACGTTTTCTATTACGTCTCTGCGGCTCTTGCTTAAACAATATCATGGCGCACAatttttttaacggcgaagccgttctagctcggcgtaatgtgtcgtgacccaaaactatcatcatcatgaaccggcacgcgctctcttcgtcctcttcttcgtcgtcttcttcgctcccagaacacgtgctccgatttgtccggcgtgcacAAGCACAAAGCGAAGGACAGATGTCAGGGAGGAGGAGGGCGAAGAAGAACTCCTCATtgagcggtgggattcgaacctcgTAACAAcggtccaaaggcgagcgtcctaaccactcggctatccaggcacgctggcagaacaGCATAGCCTTtgatagtatcgtatagcaagggtaGAAAAGGCAAGTGAGAGTGCGGAGGATAGATGTGAGGGGGAGGATGAGggaaggaggatgggagagagtaaagcataccaCATAAAGAATGAAAAGGAGAAAcagttagagagagagaaagacagagaatcaaGAAAGAGAAATGCATAGTtgagagaaataaaaaagtagaaagaaacaggaagcaagcgagaattATAAAGAGACTGAgacaaagaaaataagaaagagacagagcaaaagacaaagaaatagacagacaAAAAACACGGAAAAAACagagaagagagaaacagaaagagagggagaatgaaagaaaaaaaagacaaacaaagaaggccacacAGCTCAatagagaaatatatagacagataggttgcccagcgagcggctatgggcccgtgcttcgctgtgccaagctatgcgcgacttagtgcaacattcccgcatttttttctgttatttcttTCTAGCATAAGAAACAAAATAGTGTTTTGCTCCTTTTGGTCATTAGGGACTTTCATTcattcacattcattcattcattcattcattcattcatttcattcattcattcattcattttattacctccaaAAGTCTCTGGTCGAGACATTACATGAGGGAGTGGGCTATGAAAAGGCTAACAGTATAATATGTAGGATAATTTCGATGAGAATCCTGAATGCTTGTGGGTCTGTGATGGTGGCAACTTCGGTGGGCAAGCCATTCCAGATTCGGGCTGTGCACAGGAAGAACTATTGGTGAAAGTAATAGTGGGGGATATACTGCGTTATAGTGACTCTTACGGGCAATGCGGTGGGCTGTTTTGATGTATGGGTTATCTAAAGCAAAGGAAtggaaaattttatgaaaaaggTTAAGACGCGCAATTCTGCCACGTGTGGCTAGATCGGGCAAGTTAATGTGTGCTTTTAGTGCCTATAGATGCTTGAGTTGTAGAAATAATTggacataataaatcgtgccgcACGGTTCTTGACAGACTCGAGGACGTTAATAGGCTTATAGTGGTGAGAATCAAAAATCGCAATCACATACTATAGCTTTGGCAGCACAAAGGTTTGGACAGCAATTTGCTTTATAGGAGGAGGACCGAGTGAACCGTTGCGGCGTATATACCCTAGGGTACGGTGAGCAGAATTTATTATGTGGTCATATGACAGGTCCGAGCTAGGTCACGCGATATGTACACACCAAGGTATTTAGGTGAATCAACCATTGCGACTTATACATGGTTTCATGAAATGTGTGCGAAAATCCTCAAAATCAAGGAAATGGAATATTTTCTCACTGCCTTAATATAATGGTAGTTCTCGGTGTTTACCCTCCCAAAACCACcataagattatgagggacgccgtagtgaggactccggaaattttgaccacctgcgtttatttaacgtgcacctaaatctaagtacacgggcctcaagcattttcgcgtccatcgaaaatgcggccgcagcagccggtattcgatcccgcgaccttcgggtaagcagtcgagagcgataaccactagaccaccgtggcggttcgCTCACTGCCTTCATGATGACTTTTTCTGCTGCGGCAGATATCTTAAGATGATGCGACACGTCAGCAGGGGGTATTCATAATGCTTAGTGATCCGGCAACattgggcgcgtccgccatttttatTGGGCGCCgttgcagaatcctctgctggcgtctccataaggagaggccacggagaggctgagccgaaGTCGTTGGCAAAGCTTTCGGACCAACCAAATGCggctgtttctttcgtcatccagcgccgaacggtGCTGATCTCGCTGTGCTGCCAAAATCTAGGAGAACTCCATATCGGAGCTCTGTGCGCTTAAGAACTCATGCGGACGGCAGCTGGAAGAGGCGCACCACTTCGCAAGCCGAAGATGCTGTTCTGTTGTGGCGTGCGCTTgcgatctgaggtaggcgttcaagaaaagtgttcgttgcagaggaggtgTGACTGCCAAACTGGTAAGGTAACCTTGCAACGTAATACATCGTCATCGTGTTTACCACTTTACACAGGCGTCGTAAACACTCGTGGTATATTGACACCACGTTTTATTACTACGGGGCCTGTTCAGCGCTGTGCTAATTCCTTTGGCTCATTgtggctcatttctttagccacagtaTCTCTACCCCTACACAGCAGCGGGTGTCGTAAATATTTCGAAATTAACAAGGCATGGACTTCTGCGTGAGCGGgtgccgcaaaccaaacaaaagtGCTGATCGCTTGTTTCAACTGTATGCAAAAAGAGCGCCCCGAGTAATGCCGTTGTACTACACAGCGTTGTTTATATGCCTTGTGGTCGcaatctatcgcgcggatttagtattgtcgttctggttttcttgaacgctatacgtgtgcgttcattgttatatctttttaaaatattgcgctctttgctttcgcatgccacGGATGCGCACATAACTGCGCGCAAGCGAACACACGCACGCGATCAGCGGAAAGGCGAGTGCGATGATCTACCtagagttaccgtatatgctacctttaggtagcagagttgcgcatagctATGGATAGCTCTGGCCAGCAActacagctatgcggcgaagtcgcactccgtttggcAGGTGGCATGCCTACCATGtcaccgattaacatgtctggcgtatcgaagaccggcgataaacactGATTGTCGATGACTACACTCTTCGAagaaaagttagtaaatggttagtaaatgcctgtatttactagtttcgagcgtatttacTGCCTTCGCGAAATTTGTTTACTAGCCGGCAGTTAGTAAAGGTTGTAAAGTGCTGCGCCTTCACTAACCGGAAAGTTTACTTggttttaactaagtaactactagccacccacattgccagatctttcgtagatgcgcagcatactttgccgtaatcgttaCGGTCTGTAGCAAAATTTAAAcgaactttaattttattgattaccgtggaattaaagtttcgtgctacttcatgcacgcatataagcaaatacaAGGGCACACGACAacgtgtagaaaacatcaattattcttctaaattctgtGATTGCCAagcagtacacggtgtgctatcccacagtcttcaagccgctgctagagtagcggctcgtaaaagtcttgctattctgtgtgtgcacttgcgtgtgtgttctcatcgtgatcaattcatgcctctatgtatgttgcgtGTGTACCTACCATGGTCATTACATGAaataattagcggccattagttaatgtacgaagacaatgccacttcgttttataatcctttaggtacttttgtaatagaatcatttgatatggcaatgcaccacgcatataaacaaaataggcgtaaaccttaattgagttgctagcgcggttactaacaacttagtaatggactagccattcgagctagtacttttcactcactaactaggtaagaagttccactaacctgcattttactaccttcacttactaagaggctagtgtattttgtgacaagtaaacggttagtatttagttagtgaatatgccgacttttttttttctaagagtagtgttaattcagtttgctgcagcggcggTGTCCAGAAATACAGAAAcaggcccgagcgtcagcttcttcggaattcatggttgctagcggcgtttggaagacagatgcggaactctgctacctaaaggtagcatatgcgtTACTCTAGACCtacctagtgtgcctcgatgtgtgcgcccgcGCAacaaacgcgcatcaaggcaccctagacctACCGAACAAACAGCCATCTACTCTATGGCTCCGTAACTTCggtccgtgttcgcagcgcacgctggccgaagaaagcaaaagaaaaatcaaAGGAGGGGGATAAGGGGgcgtaaagcgaagggcagacgcggcatgcgggcTATgcacttcggcgcacactgcgtCGCGAAGC contains these protein-coding regions:
- the LOC119377171 gene encoding fatty-acid amide hydrolase 2-A-like, with the protein product MWGDSKNLVYGCTRNPHDTRRSPGGSSGGEGSLLAAAGSVMGIGTDLAGSVLVPAAYCGIFAHKATSDGGENLEQYNCGRTMTRLLKTCH